The following is a genomic window from Sporosarcina jeotgali.
TCAAATGTTTTTCGAGCCAGACACTATGATGATATTCATGGGACATGGCTGATTTAAAGTATTTATCAAATCCTTCGTAATAGACGACGATTTGCCCAGCTCCAATTGTCCCCATATCGGAAGGAAAGTTTTCATTTTCAGGAAATATACATACAGTTGTTTCTTTATCTGTTGGAAGAGCGTTTGAGGATTTAACAAGCGATTCCTCAAATACCTCATTAAGCTGATCCGTATTCATTTTTTCAATTTGATTCTTTACTCGTTCAAAATCGCTCCTTTTAGTCACCAATTCGAATATATCCTCAGAATTCATAAGTTTTGCATCTTCAAAACAGGATTCATTTACAGGTGTAATGATTTCCTGTTGAAATAACTTAAAAAGCTGTTCATCCGGTTGATTTTGCACAGCTTCAAAAAAATTCTCATAGAGCTGATACGCATGAATAATAGAGAATTTCTGTCCCGTGTCAGGATTTTTGAAAGAATAGGTGATATTCTGCAGTGCGTTCTCTGGAGTGATTCGTTCCGGAGGCTGTCCAGTTTGCTTACAGGCTGATACAGAAAAAGCTAACACCATGAAAATTATGAGTAAGAGTTTGTTTTTACTATGTATGATTTTCATCTCCTATCGATTGACTCAACTGCGTGCCTTAACCTAGAACAATGATTAAAGTTAGTTCACGATTCAATTCGATCCGCCAAAGCGCCTAATCATCTATAAATAGTTCTCCGATTGTACTGCAAGATTATTTCCTGATTTATTTTCCACACTCAAATACTTGAAACGAATTTCCTGAGCCATATCCATTTGCAACATCATGGCGAATAAAATTCCTAAAACCATTCGATCGCAATACAGTTTCGAATTCTTCGTTTTCATAAAGTCGAACGGGAAAGTTCATGAGTTCTTCTTTCTTAACTTGAACATCTGTAACTAGGTGATATTTCAGCTTTGTATTAAGCATGTTACTTTTCTGGTCAAAACTCACTTTCTTATACTCAATAATTTCATCGGAGCCAATAATTTGTCTATTTGTTTCAATCCAATCGGATATCTCCTCTACTGGCCCCTTGTTTGTCATGACAGTCAGCAGGATCTTTCCTCCTTCTTTCAAGACATTTCTCATGTTAGAAAGGCCGTCTTTCACTAATTCATCGGGCATAAGTGAAAAAGAACCAAAAGGGATTATAATAAGATCATAATTTTTATCGCTCGTAAATTCTTCAAGTCTACAACGAATTAAATTCGCCTTAAGATTTAAATTACGAGCTTTACTTTCACATAAGCCGAGCATTTCTTCAGAAAGATCGAAGCCGTCAATATTAATCCCTCTTTCCAAGAGGGGAATAAGCATTCTTCCATTTCCGCACATCGGTTCTAGGACTTGCATGTCTTTATCCTTAATGAAAGACAGGTAAAACTTAAGTTCCTCTTTCCCCGCAATCGACTTATTGGTTTCATAAATACGCGTGCAAAGTTCCCCGTAATAGTCCTCCAAAATGATTTCCCCCGATAACTTTTTTCTTATATTATTAGCATCTTCTTACTTTAACGATTTGAACCAATTGTTGAAGAATCTAACAATTCATTTGTTTACACTATTGTACCAAAACTTGTAATGAATAACCAAATGTATATTTTTAATTATCAATCTTTACTAGGTCTGCTTCTTTGTAATTTAAAAAGATCCCAGATTCCAATTTATCAGGAATCCGGGAGTCTCATTTTAAACGGTTTTTGGAATCCCAAGCTAAGCAGCAGTTGTTTTCCGGACGCTCCTAATATTCCATATATTGCAATTATGTGCTATCACCACATCCCAAAGCAGGAAATCCCCAGAACCAAACGGAACACCTCAGGATTATAAACAAACTTCTATATATCTTTATTCCCTTTTCTGTACCGTCGTCCCGCTACTAATATTGCGGAATACAATACGAATGCTATCCCAAGCACTTGCCATCCCCGCAGATGATCTCCAAGGAACAAGACCCCCATCACTACTGCAACAATTGGTTCAATGGTTGCTAAAATGGATGCCTTCCCTGCTTCTAAGTATTTCAATCCCGAAGTGTAAAGCACATAAGCTGCCACCGTCGAGACCAATGCCAGCAATAATGACGCTATCCAAACATCTGCATGCTGAAATTTTTCGGCTTTAGTAACGATATTACTCGTCAATAGCATGAAAATACTTGTGTAGAGAAACGTGTATGTTGTAATTGTCAGCGCGGAATACCGTTTAGTGACTGGCTTTGTAAAAATGCTATATAGTGCATAGCAAAAACCTGATAGGATTCCCATAAGCAGTGTCTTGCCAGGTATACTTTCTGAGCCAAGCGGAAGCAGTCCAACGACAAAGGCGCAGCCTGTAATTGCAAAGGCTAGAGCCCATCCTTTCCGCATAGTTAATGGCTCTTTGAAAAAAAGTCTCGACAGAACCGTGACAAATAATGGTCCGGTATATAATAACGTTACCGCCAGGGACAAACTTGATTGTGAAAAAACTTCGAAATAGAAATAGTTAAACAGTGCAAGACTGAAAATCCCAGCGCTGGCAAACAAGAAATGATCTTTTAATCGGGTGCGTAACTGATCCCGATAAAAAATAAGCATAATTACTAGTAAAAATATAAAACTGAAGATCCCTCGTATCGCTACGACATCCCATGCCGTGAACCCTCGTGCATACAACGGGGAAATGAATAACCCAATCAGCCCCCAGCATACTGCTCCCGCAATGGTCATCAGATAGACGTTAAGTCCCGGCTGAGTTTCCATTCCATCTCCCCCTACTCGTACATCTATGTATTTGCCGAATTAGATCATACAATATTCTAACATTGATAAATAGATGCAATCCAACTTTTATGTAAATTGAGTCAAACAAAAAGACAGCCTTATCTAATTCAAAGGCTGTCCGTATCCTATCCTATTTTGTATTCCACTGCCAGTCGAGCTAAAATCGGATTAAATCATTTCCTCATTTTTTCCTATTTTATCAATCTGGATGAATTTCCAGACCACTAGCAGCAATAGGAATCCTAAAACTCCTGCTGCTATATAGCTGACATTCAAATAGTTTTTCATCACAATTGACATTACAGGCGGGCCGGCTGCGACACCGATAAACCGTGCGGAACTGTAAAAAGAAGTTACCGTGCCTCTGAGGTCTTTTTGAATATTATCTGTAATGATTGCATCCAGCGCAGGCAGCAATGCACCAATGGCTAACCCGACCACGCTTGTGACTATTAGCAGCAGAAACAACTTGTTACTTGAGAACCCAACGAAAACTACACTTACAGACATAGTGATCAAACATGTAATCATGAGCATTTTAATCGTCTTTAAGTTCCCCTTGACTTTTCTGCCAGAAATGAATGAAGCGATACAGAGTATGAGAAGCGGGATAGCTAATACAAATCCCTTCTTTATGCCTTTAATATCATGCGTCTTTTCCAGGTTTTCTGATAAGAAGAACAGCATACTGAACAAAATCAGCATTACCAGTACACCATTCAGGAAGACTGCTGACAGCCACTTTCCTTCAGCTCTAAACACTTTCTTAGTATTATTGAGAAATTCTTTAAACTTTATCGGCTCATCTTCATCTTTCGGCACCTTGACAAAGAAGAAAATAAGAATAATGGAAATTAGACTAAGCACCGAAATCGAGAAGAATGGCAAAAACCATAAAATCGCCGCAAATAAGGAACCCAGTATGGGACTCAACACTTTTCCAAAAGTATTAGATGTTTCAATAATCCCAAGCGTAGTACTCGTTTTTTCCTCATCATCGTGATAAAGATCTCCAACTAGCGGTAAGACAATCGGCATAGCTCCTGCTGCTCCCATTCCTTGAAGAATACGTCCGATTATTATTATCGTGTAGGGATCTTCCAATTTCCAAGAAGCAAATCCTGCAACCAATCCTCCCACTAATGCCAATACAAGGCTTGGTAAAATCACTTTCTTTCTGCCAAAACGATCGGATAAGTAACCTGCTATCGGGATAAGGATAATCGCTGCAACTGAATAGCTGGTGATGATCATGCTTGATTGAAATGCCGTAATCCCTACCTTATCCTCCAATATCGGCAAAACCGGAATGAGCATGGAATTTCCCAGCGTCATAATAAGGGGAATTGATGCCAGACTAACAATGCACCATGTGCTGACATGATTTGAGTTTTTACTCATTCTACACCTCAACTAAAATTATTTCATCCAGTTAAGGTATAGTCTCCTTATTACTTTTTTTTATGCAGATTGGTGTTTCTTAATGGAATATGACTTCTGTTTCTTCCTGTTAAGTTTATGTAGAAGACGATTTATAAAAATAAGGCTTTAAAAGCTTGAATTCCGAAATATATTCCAAAGCCTATCATTGAAAAGGAAGAAATGATCGAGACATATTTCAAAATTTTTGATGACAGCACTTGACGCGCGCCGTTAGATAAAATAGACAT
Proteins encoded in this region:
- a CDS encoding class I SAM-dependent methyltransferase encodes the protein MEDYYGELCTRIYETNKSIAGKEELKFYLSFIKDKDMQVLEPMCGNGRMLIPLLERGINIDGFDLSEEMLGLCESKARNLNLKANLIRCRLEEFTSDKNYDLIIIPFGSFSLMPDELVKDGLSNMRNVLKEGGKILLTVMTNKGPVEEISDWIETNRQIIGSDEIIEYKKVSFDQKSNMLNTKLKYHLVTDVQVKKEELMNFPVRLYENEEFETVLRSNGFRNFIRHDVANGYGSGNSFQVFECGK
- a CDS encoding DMT family transporter, producing the protein METQPGLNVYLMTIAGAVCWGLIGLFISPLYARGFTAWDVVAIRGIFSFIFLLVIMLIFYRDQLRTRLKDHFLFASAGIFSLALFNYFYFEVFSQSSLSLAVTLLYTGPLFVTVLSRLFFKEPLTMRKGWALAFAITGCAFVVGLLPLGSESIPGKTLLMGILSGFCYALYSIFTKPVTKRYSALTITTYTFLYTSIFMLLTSNIVTKAEKFQHADVWIASLLLALVSTVAAYVLYTSGLKYLEAGKASILATIEPIVAVVMGVLFLGDHLRGWQVLGIAFVLYSAILVAGRRYRKGNKDI
- a CDS encoding MFS transporter, whose translation is MSKNSNHVSTWCIVSLASIPLIMTLGNSMLIPVLPILEDKVGITAFQSSMIITSYSVAAIILIPIAGYLSDRFGRKKVILPSLVLALVGGLVAGFASWKLEDPYTIIIIGRILQGMGAAGAMPIVLPLVGDLYHDDEEKTSTTLGIIETSNTFGKVLSPILGSLFAAILWFLPFFSISVLSLISIILIFFFVKVPKDEDEPIKFKEFLNNTKKVFRAEGKWLSAVFLNGVLVMLILFSMLFFLSENLEKTHDIKGIKKGFVLAIPLLILCIASFISGRKVKGNLKTIKMLMITCLITMSVSVVFVGFSSNKLFLLLIVTSVVGLAIGALLPALDAIITDNIQKDLRGTVTSFYSSARFIGVAAGPPVMSIVMKNYLNVSYIAAGVLGFLLLLVVWKFIQIDKIGKNEEMI
- a CDS encoding DUF2268 domain-containing putative Zn-dependent protease (predicted Zn-dependent protease with a strongly conserved HExxH motif), yielding MKIIHSKNKLLLIIFMVLAFSVSACKQTGQPPERITPENALQNITYSFKNPDTGQKFSIIHAYQLYENFFEAVQNQPDEQLFKLFQQEIITPVNESCFEDAKLMNSEDIFELVTKRSDFERVKNQIEKMNTDQLNEVFEESLVKSSNALPTDKETTVCIFPENENFPSDMGTIGAGQIVVYYEGFDKYFKSAMSHEYHHSVWLEKHLKDNKPLTGLDHLTLEGEAVMFETLMYPDLNSMYTLINESFNKEVWSKIEPSLERDAGPEILEIIMGGSNGIPNYYGYSEGYKIVRSYLDLHPEMTVEEWTAQEPKELFEEVNYLANYR